The following DNA comes from Pseudomonadota bacterium.
GATCATCAAATTTCATTTCTTCGTGTCCTTCGTGTCCTTCGTGGTGAAATTTTTTTTGTCTTGGGTCCTGAATTTGTGATAATTCACTTTCCCGCCTTCCTTCGCCTGCGGACCTACTGCCTTCCGTCTTCTGTCTCCTTCCACCCGCCTCCTCAAGAGTCAAGAGCAGACTTGACCCCTCTGGCTACATTTAGCGGGTTGACGTGACCCCCGTGATTAGTCTATAGTCACAATCTTGTTGGTTGGTAAAAAATGTCGAATCAAAAGAACTTTGAAAGGAGCGTTCTCTATGCCATGGGAATATAATGGAGATGATAATCGCGGTGGCGGTTCTCAGCCACCTGACCTGGAAGACATCATTAAAAAGCTTAAACAGAAGTTTGGGGGAAAATTTCCGACTAAACTTCCCGGTGGGATCGGGATTGTTTTGTTGCTCATCCTGATTGGCTGGCTGGCTACCGGGTTTTATATCGTTGGTCCGGATGAGCAGGGGGTGGTGCAGCGCTTTGGCAAAGTGGTATATACCACCACCTCGGGGCCCCATTGGCATATGCCGACTCCGGTTGAAACGGTGATAAAACCCCGGGTTACCCAGGTAAAACGGTTGGAAATTGGTTTCAGGACCATCTCACAGGCAGCGCCGGCCCGCTATCAGAAAATTCCCCATGAATCGTTGATGCTGACTGGTGATGAAAATATTGTCGATGCCCAGTTTATTGTTCAATACCGGATTAAAGATCCGGTCAACTACCTTTTTAAGGTTGTTGATCAGGGAAAAACCGTTCATGACGCGGCGGAGGCCTCAATGCGGGAAATTATCGGCAAATCCGTTATTGATGAGGTCCTGACCGGGGGTAAATTTAAGATTCAGCAGGAAGTAAAGGCTCTTTTACAGGAAATCCTGGACCGCTATGAAGCCGGAATAGTGGTGGTGGCGGTTCAACTGCAGGATGTCCACCCGCCGAAAGCGGTTATTGAAGCCTTTAAGGATGTGGCCAGCGCCAAGGAAAATAAAATTAAGCTTATTAATGAATCCCAGGGATATCAGAATGATATTCTGCCTAAAGCCAAGGGTAAGGCGACTGAGATGATTAATCAAGCAATGGCATCCAAGTCGGAAATGATTAATATTGCCCAGGGTGACGCTGCCCGTTTTTTGTCCAATCTTCGGGGATATCAACAGGCCCCTTCGGTAACCCGTAAGCGTATGTATCTCGAAACCATGGAAAAGGTGTTGGCTAAGGTTGATAAAATTATTATTGATCAAAAAGTGAAGCAGAATCTTTTGCCGTTATTGCCTATTGATCCTCTTCGTTTGAAGGAACGACCCGCCAGGTAATATGGATACTTTCGTAAAAGGCTGAAAAATCAATAATATTTATAAGGAATAACGTATGAAGAATATGAGTATGAGATTAATTGTCATTGCCGGGGTTATTATTATCATGGTGATCCTGTCCACATTGTTTCAGGTTGATCAAAGACAGCAGGCACTGATTCTGCAGCTGGGGAAACCGGTACGGGTGATAACAGAACCAGGTTTGAATTTTAAAGTGCCCTTGTTGCAACAGGTGATATTTTTTGATCGTCGTTTGCTGGTTTACGATGCCGCTCCGGCGGAAATCGTCACCAGTGATAAGAAAAATCTGGTGGTTGATAACTATGCTAAATGGCGGATTGTTGATCCGCTGAAGTTTTACCAGACCGTAAAGAATGTCGCCGGAGCCCAATCAAGGCTTGATGATATCATTTATTCCGAATTTCGGGTGGAACTGGGCAAGGAAACACTGAATGATATTGTCGCTAAAGTGCGGACGAAAATTATGAAAACAGTCACGATGAATAGTAACGAGGCCGCGGCTGATTATGGGATTGAAGTCGTGGATGTGCGGGTCAAAAGGGCTGACCTGCCGGTTGAAAATGAGCGGCACGTGTTTTCCCGCATGCAGGCTGAACGCCAGCGACAGGCAAAAAAATACCGCTCGGAAGGTGAAGAGGAGGCAATTAAAATTCGTTCCAAGGCTGAAAAAGAAAGGACAATTCTTCTGGCTGAGGCCTACCGCAAATCGCAGGAAGTTCGCGGGGAGGGGGAGCAGAAGGCAATTGCTATTTATGCCAAGGCCTTCCAGCAGGATGAAGATTTCTATAATTTTTTTCGCAGCCTGCAGGCATATAAAAAGGCATTGGCGGATAAGTCAACCTTGGTTCTGGGTAGTGGTAATGAATTTTTTCGCTTCATGAACAAGGCTGATTGATTAAAACCGGCAACCTGGTTTAGCATCAAAACCGGCTACATCAAGGGTTGAATTTTTAGGGTTGTTTCCTGACCGCTGGCGGGTAACCGTGAGCTGGCTGAAAACAACCTTTTTTATCTGGTCGGATACCATGAAGGAATATTTGAATCTTTGGGAACAGCAGTTTCCGCCAGGCGGCACCATCCTGACCATCGGTAATTTTGACGGTGTACACCTGGGACATCAGTCACTTTTTTTACTGGTCAAAGAAGTGGCAGCGCGGGAGGGCAAGAACGCGGTTGCCTTAACCTTTCAGCCACATCCTTTTAAACTGATTTTTCCTGAACGTCGCCTTTTTCTGATTACTCCCCTGGTTAAAAAAATACAGCTTATCGCCAAAACCGGTATTGATGCCCTGGTGTGTGCACCCTTTACCCGGGATTTTGCCAACCTGCCAGCTGCTGATTTTGCCCGCCGGATTATTGTCGAACGCCTGGGCGCGCATACGGTGATTGTGGGTGATAATTATCATTTCGGTCGTGACCGGGAAGGGGATATCAAGCTGTTGACTGAACTTGGTTTTGAAATGGGTTTTAAGACCGTGATTGCCCAGCCTTTTCTTATGGATGGCAAGGTTGTCAGCAGCACCAGGGTGCGACAGCATATTATGGCTGGTGAGGTTATGCCGGCGGCCCGGCTGTTGGGCCGCTATTATTCCGTTGAAGGGGTTGTCAGGCCGGGGAAAAATCGTGGCAAGGATCTGGGGTTTCCCACGGCCAATATTCGTTCGGAGGCGGAGCTTTATCCCCGGGAAGGGGTGTATGCGGTTTGGGTTGAGTATGGTGAACGGCGGTGGCAGGGGGTAGTGAGTATCGGCTATAATCCCACCTTTGGTGATACGGGGTTGACCGTTGAGGTCCATATTCTGAGCTTTTCCCGGGATCTTTATGGGGAGACTATTAAAATTATTTTTTTGGAGCGCTTGCGGGATACCATTGCCTTTACGGAAGTGGCTGGCCTTCAGGCTCAAATTGCTAAAGATATCAGGGCTGCCAAGCGGATTTTTGCTCTTGCAAAAGAGTAATTTTTATGGTAGCAAATCCAGGTTTCAGGCTTATAAATCTCACGTTCCTGGTTGTTAATGTTATTCATGTCGTTGTGCCGGACATTGTTCGGTGGGTATGGATAAGGGGCGGCGGTAAAACAAAAAAACAAGGAGAAGAATATGGCATCAGTTATTAAAATGAGACAGTTGCTGGAGGCTGGAGTCCATTTCGGTCACCAGACAAAACGTTGGAACCCGAAGATGAAAAAGTACATTTTCGGCGCTCGTAATGGAATTTATATTATTGATTTGCAGAAATCACTGCCCCTCTTCCGCAAAGCTTATAAAAAAGTGGTCGAGCTAGTTGCAGATGGTGGTGAAGTCCTCTTTGTCGGGACTAAACGTCAAGCCCAGGAGCACATTGAAGAAGAAGCAAAAAGATGTGGTATGTATTGGGTAAATCAAAGATGGCTGGGAGGGATGATGACCAATTTCCAGACCATTAAGAAAAGTATTGCCCGGCTGAAAAGGCTGGAAACCATGAAGGTTGATGGTACATATGATCTTCTGATCAAGAAAGAGGTTGTTTCTCTGGAGCGGCAGCGGGAAA
Coding sequences within:
- a CDS encoding bifunctional riboflavin kinase/FAD synthetase, translated to MSWLKTTFFIWSDTMKEYLNLWEQQFPPGGTILTIGNFDGVHLGHQSLFLLVKEVAAREGKNAVALTFQPHPFKLIFPERRLFLITPLVKKIQLIAKTGIDALVCAPFTRDFANLPAADFARRIIVERLGAHTVIVGDNYHFGRDREGDIKLLTELGFEMGFKTVIAQPFLMDGKVVSSTRVRQHIMAGEVMPAARLLGRYYSVEGVVRPGKNRGKDLGFPTANIRSEAELYPREGVYAVWVEYGERRWQGVVSIGYNPTFGDTGLTVEVHILSFSRDLYGETIKIIFLERLRDTIAFTEVAGLQAQIAKDIRAAKRIFALAKE
- a CDS encoding GxxExxY protein translates to MTLEEAGGRRQKTEGSRSAGEGRRESELSQIQDPRQKKFHHEGHEGHEEMKFDDLSHSVIGCALEVHSHSGPGLLESTYEQCLAHELTM
- the hflK gene encoding FtsH protease activity modulator HflK, with amino-acid sequence MPWEYNGDDNRGGGSQPPDLEDIIKKLKQKFGGKFPTKLPGGIGIVLLLILIGWLATGFYIVGPDEQGVVQRFGKVVYTTTSGPHWHMPTPVETVIKPRVTQVKRLEIGFRTISQAAPARYQKIPHESLMLTGDENIVDAQFIVQYRIKDPVNYLFKVVDQGKTVHDAAEASMREIIGKSVIDEVLTGGKFKIQQEVKALLQEILDRYEAGIVVVAVQLQDVHPPKAVIEAFKDVASAKENKIKLINESQGYQNDILPKAKGKATEMINQAMASKSEMINIAQGDAARFLSNLRGYQQAPSVTRKRMYLETMEKVLAKVDKIIIDQKVKQNLLPLLPIDPLRLKERPAR
- the hflC gene encoding protease modulator HflC → MKNMSMRLIVIAGVIIIMVILSTLFQVDQRQQALILQLGKPVRVITEPGLNFKVPLLQQVIFFDRRLLVYDAAPAEIVTSDKKNLVVDNYAKWRIVDPLKFYQTVKNVAGAQSRLDDIIYSEFRVELGKETLNDIVAKVRTKIMKTVTMNSNEAAADYGIEVVDVRVKRADLPVENERHVFSRMQAERQRQAKKYRSEGEEEAIKIRSKAEKERTILLAEAYRKSQEVRGEGEQKAIAIYAKAFQQDEDFYNFFRSLQAYKKALADKSTLVLGSGNEFFRFMNKAD